Within the Nocardioides humi genome, the region ATGACCTTGATCGTCACCGCCCCGCGGGGAACTCGTAGGGCTGCTCGTTCTCGACAACGACCACCGACTCGATCGTCTCGTCCATCGCTCCACTCCTCCTCTGCGGTGCCGGGCTCAACCGGCCCGCGACGGGCCCAGGGCGTCCCGGACCAGGCCAGATGCCTGCCGGGCCGCCGCCACCAGGCTCTCCTGGTAGGTCATGATCTGCTCGTAGGTCAGCGCCGTGGCGAAGTCGAAGAGCTTCAGCGCCAGCTCCACCTCGCCCCCGGGCCGAAGACGGGGGCGCCGATCGAGCGCACCAGGTGCTCCTCGGCCGGAGCCAGGTCCTGCGGCTCGTACAGGTCGCCGACCTCCTGCAGCAGGCTGCTCAGCCGCCGCTGCGCGTCGCTGCCGTAGCCGCCCTGGGACAGCTCCGCCAGGGTCTGGTCCACCTCGCGATGGACCTCGGCGACGAGGCCGAGCGACCAGCCGCGCTCCCGGACGCGCTCGAGCGACTCCAGGAGGTGCGCACGAGAGACGTCGCGCTCGCGCGTGGCCTTGCCGATCCAGCGCTCGATCGCGTCGGGCCCCGACCAGGCGACGTACAGGCTGCCGTACGGCGGGACCCACGGCAGCCGGGCGCCCACGCGACTCGGCGCCAGGACAGAGCCGGGCGGTGACGCGTTCGCGATCGACACCAGGTCGTCGTTGACCACGCACTGGGCGACGCACTCGACCCCCAGCTCCTCGGCCAGCCGCTCCATGAGCGGCCGGACGATATTGGCGATCCGCACGTGCTTGAGCAGGTCGTCGTCCGCCGGCGCCATGAGCGACAGGGGCGAGAAGCGACCGTAGCCGCCCTGGAAGAACAGCAGCGGCATCGCCGGGTCGCCGACGTCCATGGACGTCACCCTCCCGACGACGATGTCGTGGTCGCCGCCGTCGTAGACGGTGTGCAGCGCGCACTCGACCCAGGCGACGGCGGCGTCCAGGATCGGCTCGCCCGACGCGGACGGCCGCCACCGCACGCCGCTCCACTTCTCCGCCTCGACCTTGCCGGCGAACCTGCGGCACAGCGCCTCGTGCTCGGCGCCGAGGACGTTGACGACGAACCGCCCGGGCATGCCCATCCGACCGTAGGTCGAGGAGCCCTTGTCGGGGAGGAAGGCGACCAGCGGCGGGTCCAGCGAGACCGAGGTGAACGACCCCACGACCATGCCGATCGGCTGGCCGTCGGCTCCCGTCGTCGTGACGACGGCGACACCGGTGGGGTAGTGCCCCATGACCCGGCGGAAACGCTCGGCGTCGACCGCGGCGAGCTCACCCGACTGCATGGATCTGCCCTTCTGCTCGTGTCGGCTCAGCGAGCCTCGACCGGGACGCGCAGCTCCTTGAAGCCCCGGACCGACTTGAACGGCGACCACTGCGGCTCGCCGTCGAGGCCCAGCTCACGGCTGCGGGTGGCCAGGGCGACCACCGCCTCCTCGATCTCGGCACGGGCCAGGTTCACGCCGAGGCAGAAGTGGATGCCCGAGCCGAACGGGATCGCGCGGTTCGCGGAGCGCGTGATGTCGAACGTGCCGGCGTCGGGCATGCCCTCCTCGTCGCGGCCCGCGGAAACCAGGCACTGCCCGACCGGGATGCCCT harbors:
- a CDS encoding flavin reductase, with the translated sequence MQSGELAAVDAERFRRVMGHYPTGVAVVTTTGADGQPIGMVVGSFTSVSLDPPLVAFLPDKGSSTYGRMGMPGRFVVNVLGAEHEALCRRFAGKVEAEKWSGVRWRPSASGEPILDAAVAWVECALHTVYDGGDHDIVVGRVTSMDVGDPAMPLLFFQGGYGRFSPLSLMAPADDDLLKHVRIANIVRPLMERLAEELGVECVAQCVVNDDLVSIANASPPGSVLAPSRVGARLPWVPPYGSLYVAWSGPDAIERWIGKATRERDVSRAHLLESLERVRERGWSLGLVAEVHREVDQTLAELSQGGYGSDAQRRLSSLLQEVGDLYEPQDLAPAEEHLVRSIGAPVFGPGARWSWR